The Anguilla rostrata isolate EN2019 chromosome 1, ASM1855537v3, whole genome shotgun sequence nucleotide sequence CTTGTGAATATTGGTCTAattcagagtgatggcaagagcgaagtgtggaggccaaaaggaactgcccaagacccccccgccccacccttaTCTGTGAAATGTGGCGTTATGGTttggacatgtatggctgccacaggtgcTGGCTCACTTGACTTCACTGGTGATGTAACTGCAGATAACCgtagcagaattaattctgaagtgtacagaagcatcttgtctgctcaagttcaaccaaatgcctccataTTTATTGTATTCTATTCACCATAGAAGTCTTGGCTTACCAGTCTCTTTGTAtactcaccagtgctctcttaatgatgttccaaacagttggttttggtaagcctaaggtttgtcCTCTATCTCTGactcttcttatttctcagcctcataatagcTTCCTTGACATTCATcagcacaactctggtcctcatgttaacaaacaccaataacagactcccaaggcaatcaaaaggctagaatcaaaacaaggtactgaaagctctctttcctgcactaaggaagcaattgaacacacctgactaatcaaatacctgtgatgccatttgtcccaaacatcatggtgccctgaaatgggaccATTTATAAAAAGTGTGGTTTGGTTACATGCTCAAAccaaaatttattaaaatatccttaaataaaagctgagtgtgcattttaactgtatgtgaattgtttgattataaatccaAAACTGTAGAGAACAGAGCCCAATAaaatatatgtctttgtcccaatcATGGCATTCACTGTATATTGAATGTTTTGACATATTTTACCATAAATTAACAAATGCCCAACTGATATTTGcattgtaattgtaatgtagAAATGTAGATAATGTAGAATACTTCTACTGTGTTTATCATTCAAGTAGTCCTATTTATTGTGTTGCCGTCACCCAACCGATGTGCAAGCATGAGTGATGAATGAAGTCTTTTCAGTAATTGCACAGGCGAGTGTAAATGTGTGCGCTCAGATGATGCTGATCTCATCTGGCAGCCCTGTTTTCACTCGTCCCTCACCTGCCTTCACCTCCCAGGCAGGGTGGGGCTAGCAACCAGGACTCTGCCTGTTGCTCCTCGGTTTCtcacagagcgagagagagagagagagagcgcatcACTCGCGACCAGTGCTCTACATGCACTCTCATAGCAGACTTTTCAGACTTCGCTGAAGCCCCAACCGGTCATGAACCTGGAAAGCGGTGGCCTCATGGTGGAGTGGTACCTGAGGTCCAGACAGGTAGGCAAGGTGAGGCGACGGGTGCAGGAGATGCGGTACCCCTCGGCCACGACGGCGAAAATGGACCTGAGCCACAACGAGAGCGCCAGGCTGGCCACCGACGCCCTGCTGGACCGAGGCCTCGCAGCCTATCGGGAAGCGCTGGCCGGCGAAGGGGAGgtggacttcctgtctgaggagGAGAAAGCTTACATCCTGGGGAACGCCAGGGACCTGACGGACAGCGGCCGCCGCTGTGAGGTcgaggaagagcaggagaccGTGTCCTCCCCTTCGGGGTCCTCCGAGATGTACCTCCCGTTCCACTCGGAGAGCGAGCCGCCGGGCCTGGACTACGGATGGCCTGTGGCCGACTGGGGCTATCACCTGCAGGGCAAGCCCAGAGTAGATGTGTACTTTCAGTCTGACAGATCCTCCAGATTTAAAGATCTGCTGAGAGAGTACATCAACAAAGCCACTACGGTAAGAGCTTATCCCCTCTTGGGTAGTTATGGGAGAGAGTGTGCACTACTTCAGGCATGGGTCTAGCTCCAGTACAAGTTGACACAGTTTAATCAGAAAATTAATACACAGAAATCCTTTGGCAAGCAATAGGGTTGTCCCTAATATGGACAAAACGTTTTTGTGGTTTAATACATGGATAATGAACATCTCTGCAACAAGAACAGTTAGGGATCAAACTCATTTTCtgactggatttttatttatacaaaaacaGTAGGCCTATTAGAAGGCAaacattcttcaaaaaataaagtacTCTGAAACAGTCTGCTTGGCATAACTTACCGCAATACTAAAACTGTAACCTGCCAGATAATAAAAAGGCATGTGAAGCCTATTCCAGAAACGtaaattaaaggcatactatgcaggatttctttctttgctgcactcctgtgtttacaatcaagaATGTCTTCTCTGTTCTCAACCTTGCCTACCCCCCCAAAATGATGAAACACAACAAAACTAGATATTTTGCATTGGCTAGCAATATTGGTAGCTTTGTAACATTGTGTTGCAAACCGTTGGAACCACATTTCCTTCAAAAATATAGCAGTAGCTGCATCCATACCAGTCAGGAAGTCACAAGTATGTATCTGATAGTAAAAGCTCCTGCTTCACTTTCATATGCAGCAAAGTTGTGGTAACTAGCTTTAGCTTCTTGGTGAAAGCTCTCTAGGGGCCTGCCCTTACCACTGCTAGCTCTGCACCAGTGGGTTTTAGACTGCTCCACCCTGCCTGGAAGCACAGCAAAATCCTGTAGACATAAGCACGCAAAAAccctaacaaaaaaaatttcatcCTTGATGAAGTGgacatatttctattttttcatgTGATCGAACCCCCCTATTTTCTCCCCAAATTTATGCGCAGGAAAATTTATGCACAACCTTTTAAATGTAGTTTGTATGAGATTaaattttacacacattttttaacctgctatattgtgtgtatttaaCTATGCATTGCATATTAAGATTTCTCCCATCTACAGGAATATAAAAATCCCAAATTCTTATGTTAATTTTCTCAGGAGACCAGACTGCAAATGACCCCAGGTCCCAAGATCCAACCCTAGAATAACACAAAAGGATGGGGCAAATTTGTGGATACCAAATTATTCATGctttacataaacaaaaaagtCCTTCAGATATCCTTTGCTAATGTGATGTCAGGCTTTAAATCTGTTGGGCATATCATAGGTCAATTAAGAATATActgttcacatttatttattgttggcAACTGTATTATAGGGCAGTCACTATTTTATCATTAAAGTACATGTATTTCCTGACTGAGTTTGAGGATTAACGCAAAGATGATGTGTTTGATGCTGCAGCTTCTGGCAATTGTGATGGATACCTTCACGGACGTGGAGATCCTCTGTGACATCCTGGAGGCCACGAGGAAGCGCAGAGTGTCCGTATACCTCCTGCTGGACCACGTCAACCTGCACCTCTTTGTGGAGATGTGCGAGAGCCTGCGCATAAGCAGCTCTCATCTTAATGTGAGTGACCGTCTCTGACGTTTTTACATTAACACGGGGCTCTCCTGGGGCCTCCCCATGTATGCTAAGGTTTTCATGCCAGCCAAACTCTGGATCAGTTCAGGTTATTGAGAATTGAGAATATCTGTCCACAAATGTTTCAGTGCCTAGATGTTCACACTTTAAGCACTTGATTGATTGAGAAAGAGCCGACAACCCCCAGAAGCATGTCATTTTTAGGCGCCATTTTAACCTCTCCCTAAATTCTTCATTCCTTTCCCTTCCAACTTCCATAGAAAGCTCATATTATAACCCTCAGGGCCCATTAGTTAATTAACAAATTaccataattaattaattgatcgACCAATCAAACACTGGCCACATTCTGATGCCTATTCCCACCATTCAACCGATCAAATATGCTTTGTGATACCTTGATAAGCAACCAATCCTAACTATGCTACATGGTACATTTAAAATACCAATCACATGCGATCAGACAGGAATTCATAGCAGATTACAGGATGTGAAAGTCTGAGTACTACTCTTGAATCTGAGTTAAATGTGGGATATTCATTGTGCATTAACATTCATCCAATTTCTGGCATAAATTGGCCTAAAGAGGTTAAATTGTTCCCCATTAGACATTGTGTCAACTTAAGAGCAATTAACAGCTTGTCACAATtatggttgaaacaaaaaccagcatggaGGCCCCCGGGccaagtttgagaacccctgCTTTCATGCAAGTTCACAAGAACTAATGagccttttttgtttgtcttgcaAGTAATAAAAAAGGCAACTGCATGAATCCAGTCAGTTGTTGAGCAAGCAAACAAACTGGGAAGCactcaaaagtaaaaataacttTGCCAGAAAGATACATAATTATACTATAGGGATCCTGTAGTAACTCTGGCAGTCATGGGTCACAGGACatgctgtattttgttttcatattaaaatctgcaaccaattcagacccaagaccCTTTCGTGAGGTGAGTTAGCTATGTAATTAATCGctaacaaaaacctgcatctgTCCTGCAGGGTTGAGGATCTCTGTActttaatattaatgaaatacAACTTGAGATGATACTCAGAAAAATACTTTACAATAcaataattacaattacaatagctgcttttcagtgtttaaaattTGGGGCTTTCTTACTACATCCCCAATACTCTTTTTGCAGAAGATGTCAATTCGTAGTGTTCAAGGAGCGACGTACTGTGCGAAATCTGGGAGGAAATTCACCGGTCAGATTAAAGAGAAGTTTGTCATCATCGACTGTACTCACGCCCTTACGGGTTCATTCAGGTAAATTGTGTTGGGTGACATTTCCTTCTCTCGGATCTCCAGAATATGACATGCTTGCAAACTATGAACAGTAAatttctgtaaaacatttttttagggtaacattgtttttttgttttgttcaactACCTTTAGTGCAACATAAGGACTACTGTAGCATGCCAgtgtcataaaaacaaaaactcatgCACATTTTTTCTTAGCAAAAGGCATCATCCATTATTATGGACTGTAAATGTCTCAAAACTCCGCTAGTTGGTTGACAACCCCATGGGTCAATTGCAGTGTACTTCCATTTCTATAGAACACGGCAGTTTTCCAAAGTACATGATTAACAAGGGTTTAGCAGTGTGTCAAGTTTAAGAAAATCTGATTACAGTTTACAATAAGAGTTATACGTCAGCTAATTTACCTGCACTAGATACTAAAATAATGCTTCTGTCAGCCAGTACAACAGGGGCGCTGAACTCTGTTCAGGGGGTTTGTGTGTACCCTAGTTGTTTTTCCTTGCTTAATTTCCTAAAAATCAGTTTACCATAGTTGGCTCACCCCTATGTTGGaccacagcaaaatgttttaaCCAAAGATATATTTGTGGTCTGAAGCTGCAGCCCATGACATTATCTGAACAGTCTGACCAAATAAATGATTGAGATAATATAATTATTCTCATATCAAAAAGGCACTGGCACTGAAACTATgaacaaagacatttaaatAGTAGACTTGGCTAATACAAAAAGTGAAAGtgcaaaaaggtaaaaaaaaaaaaaaaaaaagaatgttttggCTTATGCCTTCAACAGTGCTATAGAAACAATGAAGAGGCATACACTAAAAGAggacaaaaaaaggaacacaaaaatGGCCTACTGGCATAAGACCAATAGAGGGGTGAGTCTGCATCTGAATATATTTGAGATATCTGAACTGCAGTAGTGCTCTTGAGAAATTGGTTTTAGCTACAGcagttattcatttaattaaatgaagagGTGAGATGAGGGTCTTCACCTAGAAAATGAAAAGTAGCTGATGCAGTTACCATCTGCTACATCATTATGTGTTTCGTTATGCAATTAGTCTCCTATAACTGGGAGCCTGGAGATATACCAACCGACCCCACAATCTACTTTGGACTTATTGCCTAGTTGCAGACCCTCATCTCACACCTTTTCCTCTAATTAAAGAGCAGTAGCAAGCTAACTGGCACACACCTACTGCAGACACCTCTCATTCCGCCCTGTTCCCCAGCTTCACCTGGCTGTCCTGGCAGGTCCACAGGAGCATGCTCGTGCTCATCAAGGGCAGCGGCATCAAGCCCTTCGACCTGGAGTTCCGCCGGCTCTACGCCACCTCCAAGCCCGTGCCAGAGTTCCCCAACAGGGTTCCCCCGCCGGACGTCGTCCAGCCCCCGGGCCGCAGAGCGCAGCCACGCCCAGTGCACCCGCCCCCTGCTGCAGCTACCCCCGTGCAGGCTGACCATACCTTACCTCAGCACGTAGCCCCACCCAGGCCGCGCGACGCCAGACCCACACCCGTGCCTGCGCCCCAGAAGAGCTACACGCAAGCAGCCAGAGCGCAGTACATCCGCCGAATGCAGCCCGTAAGCCAGCCCGTCGTCCATCTGAGGTCTCTAAATGACAACACTGCTGGGAACCTGGGCTGGCGCTTGAGGAACATCTACGGAGGGGCACTTGGAAGGTCGAATGGCCAGTTTCTGAGATCAACCATTGGTTACTCCTCCTTCAATAAACCGgacaccaaaccacagtgaccATGTTCATGATTGAAACTAAGCAACCCATGAGTTTCCAGCCTTTCACTTAGTgccaaatgcaaatgttaattttactaaattaaaaattaagtgTTTTACAAACAAAGATGTGTTCATTTTAGAAATTAAGGAAGGTATCAAAATTATTGCTTATGTCTAGACTGACCATTTTGGTTCAATGAAACCTTCAAAGCACTGAAGTTTCACTCAAATTCTTTTACTTATTTTAGATGTCATGAAGAGAATGTTTTTGGATATTATCTGTATATTAATGTGAAAGCAAAAAAGGGATATAGCATTAAAAGAATTAAGATTTTGACATTCATCTGAACtggaataaaaatgatttaaacctCAGTTCTGTTTAGTTGACCATCCATTTAGGAGTTACAATCCTTTCCATTTCAAACAAACCCTCTCAGAACTTCAGCAAAAAAAGTCTTTCAGCACTTTTATATAGGAATAACCCACAGTAATATAGAAGGTATTGTCTTTTGACTTGACTTTGAAAATAAGCGACTTTTAGCTATATGCATTACAGCATGCATGACTGCTGCTGAAGAAAACAGTTTGGCCTAGCCCTGCAGCACAAAGGCAGATTTTCTATCAGCCCAATTAACTCTGGAGAGGTTAACTGTGACTGACATCTAGCATGTTCAACACTACTTAGAAGGCTCAATGGGGAAAACATGACACTCCTCATCACTACTCACGCTAGTCATCCATAACACTGTAAAGCGCACCTGCTTCCCAGACACATTCCCAAAACCCAGATTTCAATATTATCACCTTATTATGCGACTCCTTAACTGAAACGATTCGAATCAAAGAAGTAATTCAATCTGATAAATTGTTTCTTCTACTGCAGAtcctgtgcgtgtttgtgaaaGTTGAATTATTGCAATGTGTTCCTTAGCTTGTTTGCTGGTTAGCTCATTAAAGTGAAAACGACTAAAATATGGTACAGATTCAGATTCTTTGTTTTCATAGTTCGGAATCTAGCCATTTTTACAGGTCGAACAAACGGAGTGatttcaaaatttttatttaatttgttacattttccaGGTACAGTACAAGAtgccaaacaaacaaagagtgtaaaataaattaactataAAGACTCTAAACCTCATCTTTTGTTCAGCAGCTGTAGGAGTGCTGCAACCAACCTGAGGAACCCCACTGGCCACAGGTCAGGCTTATAATCGAAGAGTACAATTAGCCTGACCAAGTGGACACTGATGTGAGATCAGTCTGTCCAAATTCGAGGATTGTGCTTTCCCAAGAAACCAACAGTCAGTTACTTATCCTGCAACTCATGATCTTTTATAGGTGGGACTCCAGTTGGAGGCAGTGGTTCAAGCTGATTCAACCACTCACCTGTGATGTAATTTGGGCTAATACATGTTAGAATCAGCAAGATTCCAAGAAACTAATCTCACAAAGTAACTGCTCTGTCCAGATGTTTTAGAGAGGAACTCTTTGGTTGAACTCCACCGAAGTCTTCTCTGGGGAGACATGCTGACTCGGTTACTCCACGAGGGGCGCGGTGACCTTCAGCATCTTTAGATGAGCTGCTCTACTCAATGAGTCATCAATCAGCAGGACGGTCTGTTTAACTTTGTTAAACCACTTCTCCTCAAAGTCTGAGATGCACAGACCAGCCAAACTCTCGCCGTCCTGGTTATCCTCTCTCATCTTCTCTGCAACCAGATCCTTCCCCATGACCTGCAAGCACAAAGAATAGACCCGCTCCTTAACTGGACAAGGCCAAgactttgggggaaaaaaagccaaagGAACAGTGTGTAGAGCCTGGAGCGGATTTTCTAAGTGACTGGATTGTAATCCCAGGCAGCAACTAAATTGTAGTTTAGTGCCTGGATGGTTATTTCCATACAGTTATTGGTTCGAAGCCCAGATGGGCACTGCTGGCGAATCATAATACTACACTTCAGGAAGAAATGTGAGTTTCTCATATCTTGATTAAACTGCCTCGGAGCGAAACTGACAAGCAGCACCTTGACTGTGGAAACAGAGTCAATCCCTAATCATAGACTACACAACTAACAAAAGGTTTCCCCTCCCAACATGGAagacaacaaattaaaataggTCCAACCTGTTTAACTCAGGggttatttgttcatttataattaaataatccaacaaataataaaattgtgaCTCCTGTTCCTCAGTTCAAAATTTTACCTGTAATGATTTTCTACTGTGCTACATCACACAAGTTTCATAGACTGGGTTTTCATTGCCTAGCTCTAGACAAGGGTTCtgcaactctggtcctggagagccacagtctccgctggtttttgttttcaccttagtCAGCAATCAGTTCAGAGCCAATTTACCAGGTGATGATAGTTAACTTTGTAATCAACTGTTTTAATTGGTTATGTGCATagtagcaacaacctagcagcAAGGACCGAGAACTAAGGTTGCAGACCCCATGCTCTAGACAATAGTCATCTTGTAGTCAGGCCCAATACCACCATTACAAGGCCTTAACCCACACCCTACAGCTGAATTAGTTTCCTGACCTCGGTGATGAGCTGATGTGTGCTCTCCTGTGGGTCCAACCACTGCAGTGTCTCTTCAGCCGCCAGCACAGCCTTCTCGCTGCTCTTCAGCACAAAGGAAGACTGCTGGAAGCGCAGCATCCGGAGGAGAAGCCTGAGGAGGTGGGAAATTAGTTTTACACACATTTCTTAGCTCATGGCAGGTCACATAGTAGAATCAGAAACCGTTGGGGTGTTGCAATAACAAGCTTCCCACAGAGCTGGATGCTCTCTAGGGAAACCAAAAGGCTAAGCCTAGTTGGGCTGAACAGCCTGGTTTCATTACCATTAACGTCTTATGTAAAACGCGTGCTGAATCTTCAACTGGCAGCTCTCCAAAATACCACATAGGTTGCAAGAATACATAGTATGGACATATTTAATGGTCATGGCTGAGACAGGCAAAGTAAAACCCAAAGCAGATGAGGAGTAGATGGATGATTTGGACTCAGTGCAAGTCATTATCTAATGTTAGCTTCCTGCAATTGTTGAGATGGGCTACACTGATTGCTTCATAGTTATGAATAATGTTACTGTGATAGCAGCAGTTGCATGGTACATTGATAGTGAATTGCATGGCAAGCTTTCAAAAGTGAACACTATGCGTATTTACCTGTGCATATTttaattggtaaatggtaaatggatggaTAATTGATGTAGGATTGCAATTTGCATTAGGGTGCCCTCGTTAGGTGGCTACCTAATTGGTGTGCATCACCACACATGCCAAACGATGAAGTGGGCTTCAATCCTAGTCCTggaagagctgcagggtctgctggctttcattgttaCTTGGTGCATGAGAAGTACAGATATTAATCAGTTAAGCAGTTGATTACAAGGCTAACTCGGGTCACCTGGTTTCCTGAATCGGCTGCAGATCTttaggcaaaaataaaaaccagccgactctgtggctctccaggaccaggattaaGGATAACTGGTTGAGATAAGGGATgttcagtcttatctgaaaatggctggtgtggatgtaggtttttttgttttagctcagcactaTGACACCAGATTAAGCCACTTATTAATCAATCAAGACCTtgtaagtagaatcaggtgtcttagtgctgggctaaaacaaaaacctgcacccacatcagccTTTCCACATAAAATTGGATTAGCAGTTATCATCAAACCTGGTCCTGAAGAGTCAGCAGGTTTTTGTCTTTACCTTAAGATCAGCAGCAGTTTAAGGCCCAAGtaaccaggtgacctgagttaGCCTTGTAATAAATCAACTGCATTAACTGATCCGATGCTGTGCTACTTAAGTACAGAGTAACAGCATAAGGCAGCAGACCccgcagctctccaggaccaggattaaCGGCCACTGATGTAAACcacgcttaaaaaaaataaattaacaaaattcCCAGGGAGAAAAATGCCAATGCACATCTCAGTTGACAAAGGCCACATTTTAGTTCCGTTGATCTTCTGGTTGTACTGCACCGTTTCCAAAGTGTGGCCAAGTCCTATCCTAATCCATGATACCTGGGTATCCTGACACAAACGGTCCCAGTACTGGGAAGTTTTATTTCAGCCAAGGTTTGTGCTTTCTGtctttaaaatttaatgtaCTTTCACTTACAATTAGATTTTAGGACCAACAATGACATATTAATCTatgaaaataagttttaaactgaaaatgtgaatgGAGTTGCTCTTTAAAAACTGCAGTCACCTGGTTCTGATGAAGCACATGCATGCCT carries:
- the LOC135256642 gene encoding protein FAM83A, whose product is MNLESGGLMVEWYLRSRQVGKVRRRVQEMRYPSATTAKMDLSHNESARLATDALLDRGLAAYREALAGEGEVDFLSEEEKAYILGNARDLTDSGRRCEVEEEQETVSSPSGSSEMYLPFHSESEPPGLDYGWPVADWGYHLQGKPRVDVYFQSDRSSRFKDLLREYINKATTLLAIVMDTFTDVEILCDILEATRKRRVSVYLLLDHVNLHLFVEMCESLRISSSHLNKMSIRSVQGATYCAKSGRKFTGQIKEKFVIIDCTHALTGSFSFTWLSWQVHRSMLVLIKGSGIKPFDLEFRRLYATSKPVPEFPNRVPPPDVVQPPGRRAQPRPVHPPPAAATPVQADHTLPQHVAPPRPRDARPTPVPAPQKSYTQAARAQYIRRMQPVSQPVVHLRSLNDNTAGNLGWRLRNIYGGALGRSNGQFLRSTIGYSSFNKPDTKPQ